A region from the Aegilops tauschii subsp. strangulata cultivar AL8/78 chromosome 5, Aet v6.0, whole genome shotgun sequence genome encodes:
- the LOC109755865 gene encoding high-affinity nitrate transporter-activating protein 2.1: MAAPAHRQRSRSSCLHIHAKPIRTPPSLPAPSIKPPQPSPTEQQLRVRSSPSSTAMAQSKLVMALLVAVLAAGCCASAGAVAYLSKLPVTLDVTASPSPGQVLHAGEDVITVTWALNASRPAGDDAAYKNVKVSLCYAPASQKEREWRKTHDDLKKDKTCQFKVAQQPYAGAGGRVEYRVALDIPTATYYVRAYALDASGTQVAYGQTAPAAAFNVVSITGVTTSIKVAAGVFSTFSVVSLAFFFFIEKRKKNN; the protein is encoded by the exons ATGGCAGCTCCGGCTCATCGTCAACGCTCTCGATCGAGCTGCCTACATATACACGCCAAACCCATCCGTACTCCCCCATCTCTCCCAGCCCCATCCATCAAACCGCCGCAACCTTCTCCGACCGAGCAGCAGCTGCGAGTTCGATCGAGCCCAAGTTCGACGGCGATGGCACAGTCGAAGCTGGTCATGGCGTTGCTGGTGGCGGTCCTCGCCGCCGGCTGCTGCGCGTCGGCCGGCGCCGTGGCGTACCTCTCCAAGCTTCCTGTGACCCTCGACGTCACCGCATCCCCCAGCCCCGGCCAAG TTCTCCATGCCGGCGAGGACGTGATCACGGTGACGTGGGCCCTCAACGCGTCTCGGCCGGCCGGCGACGACGCCGCCTACAAGAACGTGAAGGTCAGCCTCTGCTACGCGCCGGCGAGCCAGAAGGAGCGCGAGTGGCGCAAGACCCACGACGACCTCAAGAAAGACAAGACCTGCCAGTTCAAGGTCGCCCAACAGCCctacgccggcgccggcggcaggGTCGAGTACCGCGTCGCCCTCGACATCCCCACCGCCACCTACTACGTGCGCGCCTACGCGCTCGACGCCTCCGGCACGCAGGTCGCCTACGGCCAgaccgcgcccgccgccgccttcaACGTCGTCAGCATCACGGGCGTCACCACCTCCATCAAGGTCGCCGCCGGCGTCTTCTCCACCTTCTCCGTCGTCTCCctcgccttcttcttcttcattgagAAGCGCAAGAAGAATAACTAA
- the LOC109751718 gene encoding SPX domain-containing protein 4, producing MKFGKDFRSHLEGTLPDWKDKYLAYKALKKLIKTLPPDALAADQPPPPPPLPPPGRGDGGLGDWFARILDVELHKLNDFYMEREEWYVIRLQVLKERIERVKAKKNGAFTSKTEFTEEMLEIRRDFVLIHGEMILLQTYSSLNFAGLVKILKKYDKRTGGVLSLPFTQRARHQPFFTTEPLTRLVRECEANLEILFPVEDEVLESGSSSKHQAHNDAASRDPASSCDAETSEVYRSTLAAMKAIEGLKRASSTYNALSLARFFHGEDGEACSGAITSESSLSNSLTDSQVEDADKDDKEVQSKEQSSAQTDHNAEAERRGG from the exons ATGAAGTTCGGCAAGGATTTCCGGAGCCACCTGGAGGGCACGCTGCCGGACTGGAAGGACAAGTACCTCGCCTACAAGGCGCTCAAGAAGCTCATCAAGACGCTGCCGCCCGACGCCCTCGCCGCCGAccagccgccgcccccgcctCCCCTGCCCCCGCccgggcgcggcgacggcggcctcGGGGACTGGTTCGCCCGGATCCTCGACGTCGAGCTCCACAAGCTCAACGACTTCTACATGGAGAGGGAGGAGTGGTACGTCATCCGCCTCCAG GTGCTAAAGGAGAGGATTGAGCGAGTCAAAGCTAAGAAGAATGGTGCTTTTACATCCAAAACTGAGTTCACTGAAGAAATGTTAGAGATACGTAGAGATTTCGTGCTTATCCACGGCGAAATGATACTTCTGCAGACCTACAGCTCCCTGAATTTTGCTG GGCTGGTGAAGATACTGAAGAAGTATGACAAAAGAACAGGCGGCGTTCTCAGCCTACCTTTCACTCAGCGAGCTCGCCACCAACCATTTTTCACCACTGAGCCGTTAACAAGACTTGTTCGAGAATGTGAGGCTAATCTTGAAATCCTTTTCCCTGTCGAAGATGAAGTACTCGAGTCTGGTTCCTCTTCAAAGCATCAGGCTCACAATGATGCGGCTAGTCGTGACCCAGCTTCATCTTGCGACGCAGAAACCTCAGAGGTGTACCGAAGCACACTCGCAGCAATGAAAGCGATAGAGGGCCTCAAGAGAGCCAGCTCTACTTACAATGCCCTGTCTCTCGCTAGGTTCTTCCATGGAGAGGATGGTGAAGCTTGTTCGGGCGCCATAACTTCTGAGAGCTCGCTGTCAAATTCCTTGACAGATTCCCAGGTTGAAGATGCAGATAAGGACGATAAGGAGGTGCAATCAAAGGAGCAGAGCTCTGCTCAGACTGACCATAACGCGGAAGCGGAGCGACGCGGTGGATAA